One segment of Candidatus Izemoplasma sp. DNA contains the following:
- the lpdA gene encoding dihydrolipoyl dehydrogenase — MKSYDIIILGGGPGGYVAAIKAAQEDMKVALIEKDVVGGVCLNWGCIPTKAMLKTAKVYSQFMHASDYGLKISDTSVVEVDLKAIKKRKDKIVKRLTNGVKGLLKKNGVDVYNGFGEVKDPHTVTVNDETLETKKLILATGSHPFIPPIEGLKDAVESARAVTAKGVLELEELPKTMTVIGGGVIGVEFATLYSNLGTKVTVVEMEDRILTLIDDDIRDQYMKLFLNDNIDLKLNAKVTKVNDDQVTYEFDGQEHTVQSDKILVSIGTRPNMKGLEALDLEMTENGVKTNDKLETNIEDVYAIGDMNGKAMLAHVASKEGIVAVENIAGKKTHIDYFKVPSGIYGFPEIAYVGVTEQQAKAQGIDYIVSQFPLSANGKALAEGESDGLIKLIAAKKYNELIGMHILSPNATDMISEGVIAMELESTADEIAASIHPHPTLSESIMEAAHGVVDKPIHL; from the coding sequence ATGAAATCTTATGACATCATAATACTTGGTGGTGGGCCAGGAGGATATGTGGCCGCCATCAAAGCAGCGCAAGAAGATATGAAAGTCGCCTTAATTGAAAAAGATGTTGTTGGCGGTGTGTGTCTGAACTGGGGATGTATCCCAACGAAGGCAATGCTTAAAACAGCGAAAGTGTATTCACAATTTATGCACGCAAGCGACTATGGTTTAAAAATTAGTGATACAAGTGTTGTTGAAGTAGACTTAAAAGCCATTAAAAAACGTAAAGATAAAATCGTTAAACGGTTAACAAATGGTGTAAAAGGATTACTCAAGAAAAATGGTGTAGATGTATATAACGGATTTGGCGAAGTCAAAGATCCGCATACCGTGACTGTGAATGATGAGACATTAGAAACAAAGAAACTCATCTTAGCAACCGGGTCACATCCATTTATACCACCGATTGAAGGATTAAAAGATGCTGTAGAAAGTGCTCGTGCAGTCACGGCTAAAGGTGTCTTAGAGCTTGAAGAACTCCCGAAAACAATGACTGTTATTGGTGGCGGAGTTATCGGTGTAGAATTCGCAACACTCTATAGTAATCTAGGGACAAAAGTCACTGTGGTTGAAATGGAAGACAGGATTTTAACATTAATTGATGACGATATTCGTGATCAATATATGAAACTCTTCCTAAACGACAATATTGATTTGAAACTAAACGCGAAAGTGACAAAAGTCAACGATGACCAAGTGACTTATGAATTTGATGGTCAGGAACATACCGTACAAAGTGATAAAATTCTTGTATCCATTGGTACCCGTCCTAACATGAAAGGTCTTGAAGCATTAGACCTTGAAATGACCGAAAACGGTGTCAAAACGAACGATAAATTAGAAACCAATATTGAGGACGTTTACGCTATAGGTGACATGAATGGTAAAGCTATGCTTGCCCATGTTGCCAGTAAAGAAGGCATCGTTGCGGTTGAAAATATCGCTGGTAAAAAAACCCACATTGATTACTTTAAAGTACCGAGTGGCATTTACGGTTTCCCTGAAATCGCTTATGTTGGGGTAACCGAACAACAAGCAAAAGCACAGGGGATCGACTATATCGTTTCACAGTTCCCACTTAGTGCGAATGGTAAAGCATTAGCAGAAGGGGAAAGTGATGGACTCATTAAGTTGATCGCAGCCAAGAAATATAATGAATTAATTGGGATGCATATCTTAAGTCCAAATGCGACAGATATGATCAGTGAAGGTGTGATTGCGATGGAATTAGAATCTACTGCAGACGAAATTGCAGCAAGTATACATCCGCATCCAACACTCTCTGAATCAATCATGGAGGCAGCTCACGGTGTGGTAGATAAACCAATTCACTTATAA
- a CDS encoding response regulator: protein MHKTILIIEDEVSLLEILTSYFSKEGFHVLTAENGFEGILLFKENTVDIVCSDIMMPKVDGFEVAKKIRETSDVPIILLTALDTEEDQLKGYELHIDEYVTKPFSPSILVAKVKAILQRISPKNTASDDIIKYAGLTINIPAHSVLVDQTRLHLSKTEFDMLTYMAKRPNQAISRTDFLDEIWGMDVYVEERVVDTNIKMLRKKIKPYDYFIQTVFKVGYKFDISQD, encoded by the coding sequence ATGCATAAAACGATTTTGATTATTGAAGACGAGGTGTCATTATTAGAAATTTTGACATCATATTTTTCAAAAGAAGGGTTTCACGTATTAACCGCAGAAAATGGGTTTGAAGGCATTCTGTTATTTAAAGAAAACACTGTTGATATTGTCTGTTCTGATATCATGATGCCAAAAGTAGATGGGTTTGAAGTAGCGAAAAAGATTCGTGAGACTAGTGATGTACCAATCATCCTTTTAACAGCTTTAGATACAGAAGAAGACCAGTTAAAAGGATATGAATTGCACATTGATGAATATGTCACAAAACCGTTCTCACCGAGTATTTTGGTCGCAAAAGTTAAAGCAATTTTACAACGGATTTCACCTAAAAATACGGCGTCTGATGACATCATAAAATATGCTGGGTTAACCATTAATATACCAGCACACAGTGTATTGGTAGATCAAACACGCTTGCATCTATCAAAAACAGAATTTGATATGCTTACTTATATGGCGAAACGACCGAATCAAGCTATTTCTAGAACAGACTTTTTAGATGAAATATGGGGTATGGACGTGTATGTCGAAGAGCGAGTTGTTGATACCAACATAAAAATGTTACGAAAAAAAATAAAACCGTATGATTATTTCATTCAAACGGTATTTAAAGTAGGGTATAAATTTGACATTTCTCAAGATTAA